One stretch of Anabrus simplex isolate iqAnaSimp1 chromosome 3, ASM4041472v1, whole genome shotgun sequence DNA includes these proteins:
- the LOC136865995 gene encoding B-cell receptor-associated protein 31, translating to MSLQWTLIAVFLYAEIVVVLLLVLPVASPQRWQKVFKSRFLQTIANQASIYFLVLLAILVLFFLDAIREMRKYSNPEESVHQHLDAEMQVHMRLFRAQRNFYISGFALFLSLVIRRLVILISSQATLLAQSEAALKQAKSASNTARSLMAQNQSSAAQNSSNEAHDREVTRLKEEVAKLEKALEREMKDRIAMKNQAESLSKEYDRLAEEFLKKEGASVSAESKKDE from the coding sequence ATGAGTCTGCAGTGGACCTTAATTGCAGTATTTCTATATGCAGAAATTGTTGTGGTACTACTACTTGTTTTGCCTGTTGCATCACCTCAGAGATGGCAAAAGGTTTTCAAATCTCGATTTTTGCAAACTATAGCCAATCAGGCTTCCATATATTTTCTTGTGCTGTTGGCTATTCTTGTGCTTTTCTTCTTGGATGCCATCCGAGAAATGAGAAAGTACTCCAACCCTGAAGAGTCAGTTCATCAACATCTGGATGCAGAGATGCAAGTTCACATGAGATTGTTCCGTGCCCAGCGAAACTTTTACATATCGGGATTTGCCCTGTTCCTGTCGCTTGTTATTCGGCGTCTCGTTATCTTGATTTCTTCACAGGCCACATTGTTGGCACAAAGTGAGGCAGCTCTGAAGCAAGCCAAGTCTGCCTCCAACACTGCTCGTAGCTTGATGGCTCAGAACCAAAGCAGTGCTGCCCAGAACTCGTCAAACGAAGCCCATGACCGAGAAGTGACTCGATTGAAGGAGGAGGTGGCAAAGCTGGAAAAGGCTCTGGAACGAGAAATGAAGGACCGCATTGCAATGAAGAACCAGGCTGAATCCCTGTCTAAAGAATATGATAGGCTAGCTGAAGAATTTTTGAAGAAAGAAGGAGCTAGTGTTTCAGCTGAATCCAAGAAAGATGAGTGA